In the Arthrobacter sp. 31Y genome, one interval contains:
- a CDS encoding oligopeptide/dipeptide ABC transporter ATP-binding protein, with amino-acid sequence MSIETPLRREQETTVQRKPMLEVQDLVVRYGRGRKAAAAPAAVDGVSFTIQSGETVGLVGESGSGKSTIGKAILGLQKISGGSVGFQGEDITHTTSGKRRAIGSELRAVFQDPNSSLNPRKTIGASLAEPLRVRGISAAAARTKAEDMLERVGLPRDAVDRYPSQFSGGQRQRISVARALICEPKLVVCDEAVSALDLSTQAQVLNLLADLRDERGLSYLFIAHDISVVQFLAQRVVVLYRGQVMESGPAAAVTENPKHPFTQALVAASPVPRPAEQAERRAVRESLGVRTASAVAAGPGGCPFRQRCPLATELCATERPALRRVGEADVACHYA; translated from the coding sequence ATGAGCATCGAAACCCCACTGCGCCGCGAACAGGAAACCACAGTTCAGCGGAAGCCCATGTTGGAGGTGCAGGACCTCGTGGTCCGCTACGGCCGCGGGCGGAAGGCTGCCGCCGCGCCAGCTGCCGTGGACGGTGTCAGCTTCACCATCCAGTCCGGCGAAACCGTGGGGCTGGTAGGGGAGTCCGGCTCCGGCAAGTCGACCATAGGCAAAGCGATCCTGGGCTTGCAGAAGATCTCCGGCGGCTCCGTGGGGTTCCAAGGCGAGGACATCACCCACACCACCTCCGGCAAGCGGCGCGCCATTGGCAGTGAGCTCCGCGCCGTCTTCCAAGACCCCAACTCGTCCCTGAATCCACGCAAGACCATTGGCGCTTCCCTGGCGGAGCCGTTGCGGGTCCGCGGCATCTCTGCGGCAGCTGCCCGCACCAAGGCCGAAGACATGTTGGAACGAGTTGGCCTGCCACGGGATGCCGTGGACCGGTACCCAAGCCAATTCTCCGGCGGCCAGCGCCAACGCATTTCCGTTGCCCGCGCATTGATCTGCGAGCCCAAGCTCGTGGTCTGCGACGAAGCCGTGAGTGCCTTGGACCTCTCCACACAGGCGCAAGTGCTGAACCTACTGGCTGATCTGAGGGACGAGCGTGGCCTGAGCTACCTGTTCATCGCGCATGACATCTCGGTGGTCCAGTTCCTGGCTCAGCGGGTAGTGGTGCTCTACCGGGGACAGGTCATGGAATCAGGCCCCGCGGCCGCTGTGACAGAGAACCCAAAGCACCCCTTCACCCAAGCGTTGGTGGCGGCGTCTCCTGTTCCACGGCCCGCGGAACAGGCAGAGAGGCGGGCTGTCCGGGAATCGCTCGGCGTTCGCACCGCCTCGGCCGTCGCGGCTGGACCGGGTGGCTGCCCGTTCCGTCAGCGCTGCCCCCTGGCCACCGAACTCTGCGCCACCGAACGCCCCGCCTTACGCCGCGTGGGCGAAGCGGATGTCGCCTGCCACTACGCCTGA
- a CDS encoding alpha/beta hydrolase, translated as MTLETAEHRAPTPPPFPAFHAPGQPLAVSDDSLVHRELSYAIAVGFRRLSMDIWLPRKAAATAVPVVVWIHGGAFQLGDRRELPPTFTPDSVFRLLNQAGIACATVDYRHSLEAPFPAQLHDIKAAVRYLRHHAGELGIDPDRIGAWGESAGGHLAALLGLTGSREDLEGGLGVQGQSSSVSAVVDFYGVSSLKDMPPMAAANDFMGPALLAAVPDGMSVHPEIMLVGGSTDPGALDAASPRSYVTPDAATFLLVHGDSDGLVPLSQSELLAGLLSQAGVEHELIVVPGADHCFFFAEDQIDRILDMSVEFFRREFRLP; from the coding sequence ATGACACTCGAGACCGCTGAACACCGCGCGCCCACCCCGCCTCCGTTTCCGGCATTCCACGCCCCAGGCCAGCCCCTTGCAGTGTCCGATGACTCGTTGGTCCACCGCGAGCTGAGCTATGCCATTGCTGTGGGCTTCCGGCGTCTCTCCATGGACATCTGGCTTCCGCGCAAGGCGGCGGCCACGGCCGTACCCGTGGTGGTGTGGATCCATGGAGGCGCCTTCCAGCTGGGGGACCGGAGGGAACTGCCCCCAACGTTCACACCGGACTCGGTGTTCCGCCTTCTCAACCAAGCCGGCATTGCTTGCGCCACAGTGGACTACCGCCATTCTTTGGAAGCGCCCTTCCCGGCGCAGCTTCACGACATCAAGGCCGCAGTCCGCTACCTGCGCCACCACGCCGGTGAACTGGGAATCGACCCGGACAGGATCGGAGCCTGGGGAGAGTCCGCCGGCGGGCACCTCGCTGCCTTACTCGGCCTCACCGGTTCCCGCGAAGACCTGGAAGGCGGCCTTGGCGTTCAGGGACAGTCCAGCTCCGTGAGCGCGGTAGTGGACTTCTACGGCGTGTCCTCCCTGAAAGACATGCCGCCGATGGCGGCGGCCAACGACTTCATGGGCCCCGCCCTCCTTGCCGCAGTGCCCGACGGCATGTCTGTTCATCCTGAGATCATGTTGGTGGGTGGCTCCACGGATCCCGGAGCCTTGGACGCGGCAAGCCCGCGTAGTTATGTCACGCCGGACGCCGCAACGTTCTTGTTGGTTCACGGAGATTCGGACGGCTTGGTGCCGCTGTCCCAGAGTGAACTCCTGGCCGGCCTGCTAAGCCAGGCGGGTGTCGAACACGAGCTCATCGTCGTTCCAGGTGCTGACCACTGCTTCTTCTTTGCAGAAGACCAGATTGACCGAATCCTGGACATGTCGGTTGAGTTCTTCCGGCGCGAATTCCGACTCCCATGA
- a CDS encoding alpha/beta hydrolase has product MMTDGRVLKGVEYARTGDDGTRPLLLDLYLPAGHVTPDAEGRPAVVHFHGGGWRVGERSSLGPVCDGFGLTPFEVLAEAGFVVASADYRLSDEAQFPAQLHDALTAVDWLRDHAEEYGVDPRRIYAWGDSAGGHLASLVGLAAAAYGKDSSVAAVAAWYPPTDLVHMGEQALPNAVARASDPGSREELLVGTVLAENPHKTAAASPISYVSPAAPPFLLIHGTADRFVPAAQSQSLASELEKAGADVELLLIEDADHMWQLPDGSPAAAEKALAATVSFFRHQAAHP; this is encoded by the coding sequence ATGATGACGGATGGTCGCGTACTGAAGGGTGTCGAATACGCCCGCACCGGCGACGACGGTACGCGCCCGCTGCTGCTTGACCTGTATCTGCCGGCCGGGCACGTGACGCCCGACGCAGAAGGCCGCCCCGCCGTCGTTCACTTCCACGGTGGGGGTTGGCGCGTGGGTGAGCGTTCCTCCCTGGGACCGGTGTGTGACGGTTTCGGGTTGACGCCGTTCGAGGTTCTCGCAGAGGCAGGGTTTGTGGTGGCATCCGCCGATTACCGGCTAAGCGACGAGGCGCAGTTCCCGGCGCAGCTCCATGACGCGCTGACCGCAGTGGACTGGCTCCGGGACCATGCCGAGGAGTACGGCGTGGACCCCAGGCGCATCTACGCGTGGGGTGACTCGGCGGGCGGACATCTTGCCAGCCTGGTTGGACTCGCGGCCGCTGCGTACGGCAAAGACAGCAGCGTCGCAGCGGTCGCCGCCTGGTATCCGCCCACGGACCTGGTGCACATGGGTGAGCAAGCCTTGCCCAACGCCGTTGCCCGGGCCAGTGATCCCGGCTCCCGCGAGGAGCTCCTGGTAGGCACTGTGCTGGCCGAGAACCCGCACAAAACAGCAGCCGCGAGCCCCATCAGCTACGTCAGCCCCGCTGCTCCGCCCTTCCTCTTGATCCACGGCACGGCTGACCGCTTCGTCCCAGCCGCCCAATCACAATCCCTGGCGAGCGAACTTGAGAAGGCCGGCGCCGACGTCGAACTTCTCCTCATCGAGGATGCGGACCACATGTGGCAACTCCCGGACGGCAGCCCGGCTGCGGCTGAGAAGGCGCTCGCCGCTACGGTCTCGTTCTTCCGTCATCAAGCGGCCCACCCCTAA
- a CDS encoding fumarylacetoacetate hydrolase family protein, whose product MQYIGINHDGDTWVAALSGERVFPLASVTDFWADAARWQEKAPAIISDPASGGERAAYSEVPLVPSSARVICVGLNYRAHAAEGSYKDQELPAHPTLFGRWTASLSVGNVPVPVPGSEAGLDWEGEVAAYIGKRVESADEATAEDAVFGYSTFNDITARRAQKLTSQWTLGKNGDFTGPLGPLVSRDEVGDLRDGLQVRTRVNGTEVQNGNTRDMIFSVPAIIALISQTFTLHPGDVIASGTPEGVGYARTPQWLLQAGDTVEVEIDKLGTLVTPIGDPSLRTRA is encoded by the coding sequence ATGCAGTACATAGGCATCAACCACGACGGCGACACTTGGGTCGCAGCGCTCAGCGGCGAGCGCGTTTTCCCCCTGGCGTCCGTGACGGACTTCTGGGCCGATGCAGCCCGTTGGCAGGAGAAGGCTCCCGCGATCATCAGCGATCCTGCCTCTGGAGGCGAGCGCGCAGCATACTCCGAGGTTCCCTTGGTCCCGTCGTCGGCCCGCGTGATCTGCGTGGGCCTGAACTACAGGGCCCACGCGGCGGAGGGTAGTTATAAGGACCAAGAATTGCCGGCACACCCCACTCTGTTCGGCCGTTGGACGGCATCGTTGTCAGTAGGGAACGTTCCTGTTCCCGTTCCCGGAAGTGAAGCGGGCCTGGATTGGGAAGGAGAGGTGGCGGCGTACATCGGCAAACGTGTCGAGTCTGCGGACGAGGCCACAGCGGAGGATGCTGTGTTCGGGTACTCAACGTTCAATGACATCACTGCCCGCCGCGCACAGAAGCTGACCTCTCAATGGACGCTGGGCAAGAACGGAGACTTCACCGGTCCTCTTGGCCCGCTGGTCAGCCGCGACGAAGTTGGCGACCTGCGCGATGGCCTCCAGGTAAGGACCCGTGTTAATGGGACCGAGGTGCAGAACGGCAATACGCGGGACATGATCTTTTCCGTCCCGGCCATCATTGCGTTGATCAGCCAGACCTTCACGCTTCACCCCGGTGATGTGATCGCCTCCGGTACCCCGGAGGGCGTGGGTTATGCCAGGACACCGCAATGGCTCCTCCAGGCAGGCGATACCGTGGAAGTTGAGATTGATAAGTTGGGCACCTTGGTGACTCCCATCGGTGATCCTTCTCTCCGGACGAGGGCCTGA
- a CDS encoding FAD-dependent monooxygenase, protein MGAVPSARLAELPDEVPVLIAGGGPSGLFLALDLAQRGIRSLVIEPRTSIDQDRPRAKTTNARTMTHLRRIGLAEALRKAAPLPVEFAQDVIFCSSLTGREIRRFPHAFQLETGRYEPQPECGQQVPQPVLESVLRQSVEGSAHATLLTGLRVDSYATTASGQEVTVVDQAGTSRTVRSSFLAAADGGSSTVRRGLGIRLEGGSASLSNISILFRSGDLADTISLDPAVQYWVLGPGTAGMVGRMNMDQTWWAIIQGVDGSAGAPDVDAVALVRSLVGADVEVDVIATDPWTARMLLAPSYGRDGVFLVGDAAHQNPPWGGHGFNTCIGDAANLAWKIAAALEGWAGPELLDSYGAERRPVAERTIDDAAANGKALAYHFADPALELEGEAGDTARANAREALSVKQSEFDSLGLVLGYSYSGSPLVVPDGSPVPAEHPIRYTPSATPGALLPHAWLDHSTSIYDVLGPGFTLLVDAETLAGAEVENVYAPVMATAADRHVPVTVVAVQQADNGIPMADLWAADAVLVRPDQHVAWRGSSAEAAAHALIIAAGWTRSETSHLKESAHADAVIS, encoded by the coding sequence ATGGGTGCCGTCCCTAGTGCACGTCTGGCAGAGCTCCCGGATGAAGTACCGGTTCTGATCGCCGGTGGCGGACCCAGCGGGTTGTTCCTCGCTCTGGACCTGGCCCAACGGGGGATCCGCAGCCTGGTGATTGAGCCACGCACCAGCATCGATCAGGATCGGCCGCGCGCCAAGACCACCAATGCCCGCACCATGACGCATCTTCGGAGGATCGGGCTGGCTGAGGCGCTGCGGAAGGCGGCACCGCTCCCGGTGGAGTTCGCACAGGACGTCATCTTCTGTTCCTCGTTGACGGGCCGGGAGATCCGGCGGTTCCCTCACGCTTTCCAGCTTGAGACCGGCCGCTATGAACCTCAACCGGAATGTGGCCAGCAAGTGCCGCAACCGGTGCTCGAATCCGTGCTTCGCCAGTCAGTGGAAGGCTCTGCCCATGCCACCTTGCTGACGGGACTCAGGGTGGATTCCTACGCGACGACGGCCTCGGGGCAGGAGGTCACCGTGGTTGACCAGGCGGGCACCTCCCGGACCGTTCGCAGCAGTTTTCTGGCAGCGGCCGACGGCGGTTCATCCACCGTTCGCCGCGGCTTGGGAATCCGTCTCGAGGGAGGATCAGCATCGCTTTCCAACATCAGCATCCTGTTCCGCTCCGGAGACCTCGCTGACACCATCAGCCTGGACCCGGCAGTGCAGTACTGGGTTCTTGGCCCCGGGACGGCCGGCATGGTGGGACGCATGAACATGGACCAGACGTGGTGGGCCATTATCCAAGGCGTGGACGGTTCCGCCGGCGCCCCGGACGTGGATGCTGTGGCGCTGGTTCGTTCCCTGGTAGGTGCCGACGTCGAGGTAGACGTGATCGCCACGGATCCCTGGACTGCCCGCATGCTCCTGGCTCCCAGCTATGGCCGTGATGGGGTGTTCCTGGTGGGCGATGCTGCGCACCAGAACCCGCCGTGGGGTGGGCATGGATTCAACACGTGCATAGGGGACGCGGCGAATTTGGCGTGGAAGATTGCTGCCGCATTGGAAGGGTGGGCCGGGCCGGAATTGCTGGATAGTTACGGTGCTGAACGCCGGCCCGTTGCCGAGCGGACCATTGACGACGCTGCAGCCAACGGCAAGGCCCTGGCGTACCACTTTGCAGATCCTGCCTTGGAACTCGAAGGAGAAGCCGGAGATACCGCACGGGCAAACGCCCGCGAAGCCCTGAGTGTGAAGCAAAGCGAGTTCGACTCGCTGGGCCTGGTCCTTGGCTACTCCTACTCTGGGTCTCCTCTGGTGGTCCCCGACGGATCTCCAGTACCCGCCGAACACCCCATCCGTTACACGCCCTCGGCCACCCCGGGTGCACTGCTTCCCCATGCATGGTTGGATCATTCGACGTCCATCTATGACGTGCTGGGGCCAGGCTTCACACTGCTGGTGGACGCCGAAACCCTGGCTGGTGCCGAGGTCGAGAATGTTTACGCTCCGGTCATGGCCACAGCAGCAGACCGGCATGTGCCGGTGACTGTGGTGGCCGTACAGCAGGCCGACAACGGGATTCCGATGGCGGATCTCTGGGCCGCCGACGCTGTACTCGTCCGTCCCGACCAGCACGTTGCCTGGCGGGGTTCGTCCGCCGAGGCAGCGGCACACGCCCTCATCATCGCCGCGGGATGGACCCGCTCCGAAACATCGCATCTCAAGGAGAGCGCACATGCCGACGCCGTCATTTCGTGA
- a CDS encoding DUF3500 domain-containing protein, translating to MPTPSFRDYLYAPDHPRVAKLRGLDARSYAEAAKDDSFAGPMIEGWKKLYPEPFLGVTNDGVVREGLFPLTEARPGEEAPTSEMVTAADKLLALLSSAQRELLIYAVDAHEWRSWANPEFMQHDTGLRLDELDVAVRDAALAVVEASLSAEGYALVRNLMRINGFLGDLVDLPLLMNEFSYNFALFGAPSGTKPWGWQLFGHHVALNCLVLGTRLVISPVFLGAEPDVIDVGPHQGVKVFKERIQWARELMESLPEALRDEAVIFEHMQDPSMPAGRLHAGDERHLAGCFQDNRVIPYEGIPVSSMPASALSLLEKIVGDSLAYLPAGPRAARIREIQDQYGETFFSWIGSWKGGEAFYFRIQSPVVILELDHHTGVFLDNEHPAPFHMHTVVRTPNGNDYGRALVNDFIG from the coding sequence ATGCCGACGCCGTCATTTCGTGACTACCTCTACGCACCGGACCATCCGCGCGTAGCGAAACTCCGCGGCCTGGACGCACGCTCCTACGCGGAGGCCGCCAAGGACGATTCCTTCGCCGGGCCCATGATCGAAGGCTGGAAGAAGCTGTACCCCGAACCGTTCCTGGGCGTGACCAACGATGGTGTGGTGCGTGAAGGCTTGTTCCCGCTAACTGAAGCCCGCCCCGGCGAGGAGGCGCCGACGTCGGAAATGGTCACCGCCGCAGACAAGTTGCTTGCTTTGCTGAGCTCAGCGCAGCGCGAGCTGCTGATCTACGCGGTGGACGCTCACGAATGGCGCAGTTGGGCCAACCCGGAATTCATGCAGCATGACACCGGGCTGCGCCTGGACGAGCTCGACGTTGCGGTCAGGGACGCTGCCTTGGCAGTGGTCGAGGCCAGCCTCAGCGCGGAGGGCTACGCCCTGGTCCGGAATCTCATGCGGATCAATGGTTTCCTCGGTGATCTGGTGGACCTGCCATTGCTCATGAACGAGTTCAGCTACAACTTCGCGCTCTTCGGAGCACCCTCCGGGACCAAACCGTGGGGCTGGCAGCTGTTCGGCCACCACGTGGCACTGAACTGTTTGGTGCTTGGTACCCGGCTGGTGATCTCGCCGGTCTTTTTGGGTGCGGAACCGGACGTGATCGACGTCGGTCCCCACCAGGGCGTCAAGGTCTTCAAGGAACGCATCCAGTGGGCCCGGGAGCTGATGGAGTCCCTGCCGGAGGCGCTCCGTGACGAGGCGGTGATCTTCGAGCACATGCAGGACCCGTCCATGCCCGCAGGGCGGCTGCATGCAGGGGATGAACGGCACCTCGCGGGGTGCTTCCAGGACAACCGGGTGATTCCCTATGAGGGCATCCCGGTCAGCTCCATGCCAGCCTCCGCGCTGTCTCTTTTAGAGAAGATCGTGGGGGACTCCCTTGCCTACCTGCCGGCTGGGCCACGGGCCGCCCGGATCCGTGAGATCCAGGACCAGTACGGGGAGACGTTCTTCTCGTGGATCGGTAGCTGGAAGGGCGGGGAAGCCTTCTACTTCCGCATCCAGAGCCCCGTGGTCATCCTTGAGCTGGATCACCACACGGGCGTCTTTCTCGATAACGAGCACCCCGCGCCTTTCCACATGCACACCGTGGTGCGGACTCCCAACGGCAACGATTACGGGCGGGCGCTGGTCAACGACTTCATCGGCTGA
- a CDS encoding quercetin 2,3-dioxygenase, with protein sequence MSLSVEEINKALPLSNTLPGEAVPYYMASGEGARYEINGQLITVIARAADTGGIFSAAYVSGGIGAESPFVTHAIEHKTLYVFDGILHVWLPGESRILTPGDSVVIPPGTPHAYRMASHYTRFLNWMTPGGAEAYYERIGTPLDSHVPPAHAGHKPSLQEQVEVGAEFGLTFPDIERVQPGLQHSAGLPASLAPYFLSAGEGERLVSYQTMFSYLSRPQNTGDNYFAVHTKGAKSPYIPLHFHSEHTENFLCTEGRMWLYANGREMLLTKGDFVHAPAGTIHSFAFDAHNTQMVGFLTPSVFNGFFEYFNKPTEDYIYTEGGEPYMDMEGFGRAQAELDLTVVGPPPQRRVALDI encoded by the coding sequence ATGTCCCTCAGCGTCGAGGAAATCAACAAAGCACTCCCCCTGTCCAACACGCTTCCGGGCGAAGCGGTCCCCTATTACATGGCTTCCGGTGAAGGAGCCAGGTATGAGATCAACGGACAGTTGATCACGGTCATAGCCCGCGCAGCGGATACCGGCGGCATCTTCAGCGCCGCGTACGTCTCAGGCGGCATAGGAGCTGAATCGCCGTTTGTCACCCACGCGATCGAACATAAAACCCTGTACGTCTTCGACGGAATTCTCCACGTCTGGCTGCCCGGTGAAAGCCGCATCCTGACCCCGGGAGATTCTGTGGTCATTCCTCCGGGTACGCCCCACGCCTACCGGATGGCCAGCCACTACACGCGGTTCCTCAACTGGATGACTCCGGGCGGGGCCGAGGCTTACTACGAGCGCATTGGGACCCCACTGGATTCCCACGTTCCGCCCGCCCACGCCGGCCACAAACCAAGCCTCCAGGAGCAGGTGGAAGTGGGCGCCGAATTCGGCCTCACCTTCCCTGACATTGAACGTGTACAACCGGGCCTCCAGCACAGTGCAGGACTCCCGGCGTCGTTGGCCCCGTACTTCCTCAGTGCGGGCGAAGGAGAACGGTTGGTTAGCTACCAGACCATGTTCTCCTACCTCTCGCGTCCGCAGAACACCGGTGATAACTACTTCGCGGTGCACACCAAGGGCGCCAAGTCGCCGTACATTCCGCTGCACTTCCATTCCGAGCACACTGAGAACTTTCTGTGCACGGAGGGCCGGATGTGGCTCTACGCCAACGGCCGCGAAATGCTGTTGACCAAGGGCGACTTTGTCCACGCCCCGGCCGGCACCATCCATTCCTTCGCGTTCGATGCGCACAACACCCAGATGGTGGGCTTCCTGACGCCATCGGTCTTCAACGGCTTCTTCGAATACTTCAACAAGCCCACGGAGGACTACATCTACACCGAGGGCGGCGAACCGTACATGGACATGGAAGGCTTCGGCCGGGCCCAGGCTGAACTGGACCTGACAGTGGTTGGTCCTCCGCCGCAGCGGCGCGTGGCACTGGATATCTAA
- a CDS encoding family 78 glycoside hydrolase catalytic domain codes for MTTWHARMIAPDTEFDGAPLLRGEFVLDEGHGDVESATLFLSALGVVEAWVNGQRASEDLLTPGWSSYEWRVRYSELDVTDKVGTTTVIGLALGNGWYRGRLAWSGGSKYYGQELGAFAELRVLFSDGHQQIIGTDDSWSAGPSATTANDLYDGQSIDARRSDDAWLAPGFTSGAWSAVHTLDDDLSRLEPYIGPPVRRQMELQPVKVWTSPEGKVLVDFGQNLVGWVQASVTGAAGDVVTIRHAEVLEDDELGTRPLRSAEATDRFTLSGGKDVFEPTLTFHGFRYAEVEGWPGGIDALRDQGGLTAVVISSDMKRIGHFSSSDPLLNRLHQNAVWGMRGNFVDVPTDCPQRDERLGWTGDLSAFAPSAAYLFDSRDFLRDWLRDLALEQKHDNDLVPFVVPNVLKYIEQPAEFGAPDTAAVWSDAAVWVPWALWTAYGDKRVLEEQFDSMTGHARRLRSKLSPNGLWDTGFQFGDWLDPDAAPDQPWAAKANKHVVATLCAFRTASLVTSAAAVLGDDAAAAEFGDMAGALRTSFTEHYVSDGVILSDCTTVYALAIVFGILGDADRDFAGDRLAELVAKSGFRISTGFAGTPFVTDALTDTGHLDEAYRLLLQTENPSWLYSVTMGATTIWERWDSMLPDGTINPGEMTSFNHYALGAVVDWMHRTIGGLAPLEPGYRRILIAPRPGGGLEWAETSVETPLGQASVRWELVDGRLEVTATVPEGSEAVLRLPGLDEEVVGPGQHVRSGHPAELTFQ; via the coding sequence ATGACTACCTGGCATGCCCGCATGATCGCCCCTGACACGGAGTTCGACGGAGCGCCACTGCTCCGTGGCGAATTCGTTCTTGACGAAGGCCACGGCGACGTTGAGTCCGCCACATTGTTCCTCTCCGCACTCGGAGTGGTGGAGGCATGGGTCAACGGCCAACGTGCCTCTGAGGACCTTCTGACGCCCGGCTGGTCGAGTTACGAGTGGCGCGTCAGGTACAGCGAGCTCGACGTTACCGATAAGGTCGGCACGACGACGGTCATTGGGCTGGCGCTGGGGAACGGCTGGTACCGGGGGCGGCTGGCGTGGTCCGGCGGGTCCAAGTACTACGGTCAGGAACTCGGCGCGTTCGCGGAGCTCCGCGTCCTCTTTTCCGACGGACACCAGCAAATCATCGGCACTGATGACTCGTGGAGCGCCGGCCCATCGGCCACTACTGCCAACGACCTCTACGATGGCCAGTCCATTGACGCCCGGCGTTCCGACGACGCGTGGCTGGCGCCAGGTTTCACCTCGGGTGCGTGGTCCGCTGTGCACACGCTCGACGACGACCTCAGCCGCCTTGAGCCCTACATCGGCCCTCCGGTTCGCCGCCAAATGGAGCTGCAGCCGGTGAAGGTGTGGACGTCGCCTGAGGGGAAGGTCTTGGTGGACTTTGGCCAGAACCTGGTGGGTTGGGTCCAGGCATCGGTGACCGGCGCTGCAGGTGATGTGGTGACGATCCGCCACGCGGAGGTGCTGGAAGATGACGAACTGGGCACCCGGCCGCTGCGTTCGGCGGAAGCGACAGACCGCTTCACGTTGTCAGGCGGAAAAGACGTCTTTGAGCCGACCCTGACCTTTCATGGTTTCCGCTACGCCGAAGTTGAAGGATGGCCCGGCGGCATCGACGCGCTCCGCGACCAAGGCGGCCTGACCGCCGTCGTTATCAGCTCTGACATGAAGCGGATCGGTCACTTCTCTTCCTCCGATCCGCTGCTCAACCGCCTTCACCAGAACGCAGTCTGGGGCATGAGGGGCAACTTTGTGGACGTGCCCACCGACTGCCCTCAGCGCGACGAACGCCTGGGCTGGACCGGTGATCTTTCGGCCTTCGCGCCCAGCGCGGCGTACTTGTTCGACAGCCGCGACTTTTTGAGGGATTGGCTGCGGGACCTGGCGCTGGAGCAAAAGCATGACAACGATTTGGTGCCCTTCGTGGTCCCTAACGTCCTGAAGTACATCGAACAGCCTGCCGAGTTTGGCGCCCCGGATACAGCAGCGGTGTGGAGCGATGCCGCGGTGTGGGTTCCGTGGGCTCTCTGGACTGCCTATGGGGACAAGCGTGTGCTGGAGGAACAGTTCGACTCCATGACCGGGCACGCCCGGCGGCTTCGGAGCAAGCTCTCCCCCAACGGTTTGTGGGACACCGGCTTCCAGTTTGGTGACTGGCTTGATCCCGACGCCGCCCCGGACCAGCCCTGGGCTGCCAAGGCCAACAAACACGTGGTGGCTACCCTGTGCGCGTTCCGGACCGCATCATTGGTGACCTCCGCAGCAGCCGTCCTGGGCGATGATGCCGCCGCCGCCGAGTTTGGCGACATGGCAGGTGCGCTCCGAACCTCTTTCACGGAGCACTATGTGTCGGACGGGGTCATCCTTAGCGACTGCACTACTGTCTATGCGCTGGCTATCGTGTTCGGAATCCTCGGCGACGCTGACCGTGATTTTGCCGGTGACCGGCTGGCGGAACTGGTGGCAAAGTCAGGCTTCCGGATCTCCACCGGCTTTGCGGGGACACCCTTTGTCACCGATGCGCTGACGGACACAGGCCACCTGGATGAGGCATACCGCCTGCTGCTCCAAACCGAAAACCCTTCATGGCTGTACTCGGTGACCATGGGTGCCACCACCATCTGGGAACGCTGGGACTCAATGCTCCCCGACGGCACTATCAATCCCGGCGAAATGACCAGCTTCAACCACTATGCGTTGGGCGCTGTGGTGGATTGGATGCACAGGACCATCGGCGGCCTCGCACCACTGGAACCGGGGTACCGGCGCATCCTCATCGCTCCCAGGCCCGGCGGCGGCTTGGAGTGGGCGGAGACCAGCGTGGAAACCCCACTGGGACAGGCTTCGGTCAGGTGGGAGTTGGTTGACGGACGCCTCGAAGTCACAGCCACCGTGCCGGAGGGCAGCGAAGCCGTCCTGCGGCTTCCTGGCCTGGACGAGGAAGTTGTGGGCCCGGGCCAGCATGTCCGGAGCGGACACCCCGCTGAGCTGACCTTCCAATGA